Proteins from a genomic interval of Amycolatopsis sp. cg13:
- a CDS encoding sensor histidine kinase, protein MTRQHDGDRRGASFLVMLLRRGTPALATATTGLTDEIADPTPVRALQRISRMAGPVDERNRDGLLLRAARYVVLVPLVYRLLVVPATFTSYAVKHGSAGLASVAIVTVFSVALSAFGLFWMMRRAPFRSDLAGRLLLVDLVATLTFELFMGATVSPAVFHDAVGVADKHLLGSVALLTLAVGIPSGIGLAVLSLPVRLLSDLLNHGTFDFEQAASLYPTMFGVLFTAVGALILLGLGIRLALAYGIRNGRLAERARQHRMLHDTVLQTLEAIALGGPGDSDQRLVEVQRLARAQAIELRQTIETAAAQRAEEGARPLGEKLAALAAEMARDGLRAQLVIAELDNDTLSEVRQIAIRDAVREAMRNTMKHAETDKVVVRVEERNGGIAVITRDHGTGFSPQDRPAGFGISESITARLSEVGGTSLVESSPGSGTRVTLWVPL, encoded by the coding sequence ATGACGCGGCAGCACGACGGGGATCGGCGCGGTGCCAGTTTTCTCGTCATGTTGCTGCGCCGCGGCACGCCCGCGCTGGCCACCGCGACGACCGGGCTGACCGACGAGATCGCCGATCCGACCCCGGTGCGCGCGCTGCAGCGGATCTCGCGGATGGCTGGTCCGGTCGACGAACGCAACCGCGACGGGTTGTTGTTGCGCGCGGCCCGCTACGTGGTGCTGGTTCCGCTCGTCTACCGGCTGCTGGTGGTGCCCGCGACGTTCACCTCGTACGCGGTCAAGCACGGTTCGGCCGGGTTGGCGTCGGTCGCGATCGTCACCGTGTTCTCGGTCGCGCTGAGTGCGTTCGGCCTGTTCTGGATGATGCGCCGGGCCCCGTTCCGCAGCGATCTCGCGGGGCGGTTGCTGCTGGTCGACCTCGTGGCCACGCTCACCTTCGAGCTGTTCATGGGCGCGACGGTGTCGCCCGCGGTGTTCCACGACGCGGTCGGCGTCGCGGACAAACACCTGCTCGGCAGCGTCGCTCTGCTGACGCTCGCCGTCGGCATCCCGTCCGGGATCGGGCTGGCGGTGCTCAGCCTGCCGGTGCGGCTGCTGTCGGATCTGCTCAACCACGGCACGTTCGATTTCGAGCAGGCCGCGTCGCTGTACCCGACGATGTTCGGCGTCCTGTTCACCGCGGTCGGCGCGCTGATCCTGCTCGGGCTCGGGATCCGGCTGGCGCTGGCGTACGGGATCCGCAACGGGCGGCTCGCCGAACGCGCGCGGCAGCACCGGATGCTGCACGACACGGTGTTGCAGACGCTGGAGGCGATCGCGCTCGGCGGTCCGGGCGATTCGGATCAGCGGCTGGTCGAGGTGCAGCGGCTGGCTCGTGCGCAGGCGATCGAGCTGCGGCAGACCATCGAAACCGCCGCCGCGCAGCGGGCTGAGGAGGGCGCGCGGCCGCTCGGCGAGAAGCTCGCGGCGCTGGCCGCGGAGATGGCGCGCGACGGTCTGCGCGCGCAGCTGGTGATCGCTGAGCTGGACAACGACACGCTGTCGGAGGTCCGGCAGATCGCGATCCGCGACGCGGTGCGGGAAGCCATGCGCAACACGATGAAGCACGCGGAGACGGACAAGGTCGTGGTCCGCGTGGAGGAACGCAACGGCGGCATCGCGGTGATCACGCGGGACCACGGCACCGGGTTCAGCCCGCAGGATCGGCCTGCCGGGTTCGGGATCAGCGAGTCGATCACCGCGCGGTTGTCCGAGGTCGGCGGGACTTCGCTGGTCGAATCAAGTCCGGGAAGCGGAACGAGGGTGACGTTGTGGGTGCCGCTGTGA
- a CDS encoding TNT domain-containing protein: protein MRYRVESGERPDGLYATLDDRTFAAQRSTTDGTLLLTVIGDEEAPEGFDREHEGKPARVVLANEVPATFDLRTYVEYDDELFEVAPGDQANLTLRWTRHDPARAAQLGLTDFSVTVPGKQLTGLWLTRHDYGEPKAETEGGDQTRILRGIGRTLRQVPGGWTRVAAQFRQVGDYSELEVRAVGDENGPVSVSLPGTPQLSTLFTQLRAAMYQPESGTWFQGTFTLDADSQFDFDFDADQEPDWRLPPNDGGEPARESYLVELTRFPRPDKHLPDWLGAKAGLPLTVGFRQARPVDAHNEGERPVVNRPPVPPDQIRGVLDYLFRSPVVLHRPVPQPDIFAPGAPPDVPQAFHTDGTWIWPAAVPHYLRKYGVPPEPELVEHIRAAGFRPPIVRDLVRATAEADVLGKPRPGRTEADLPDDSSLARAIRGEQTHALRGAETLALLQQRLVEHGVPASAYRIGADEVPAEGVWTLRRTENGWEVSRPPAVEPVAFANLADAARFLLGTLLMLPPQAAEESDQPADWPILPMRGEPPLSFFRGKRIVALPAGTTVVRFGPEVGNLVHANSVRFLETSLTPDRERDRHEYRVQRTIRVLTGVTTPWGQQPGGATAYLLPRPIAQHLEQGTLSRL from the coding sequence GTGCGGTACCGGGTGGAATCGGGAGAACGCCCAGACGGCCTGTACGCGACGCTCGACGATCGCACTTTCGCGGCACAACGCTCCACCACCGACGGCACGCTGCTGCTGACCGTCATCGGTGACGAGGAAGCGCCCGAGGGCTTCGACCGCGAGCACGAGGGCAAGCCGGCCAGAGTCGTACTCGCGAACGAGGTGCCCGCGACGTTCGACCTGCGCACCTACGTCGAATACGACGACGAGCTGTTCGAGGTCGCGCCGGGGGACCAGGCGAATCTGACCCTGCGCTGGACGCGGCACGATCCGGCTCGCGCCGCGCAGCTCGGGCTCACCGATTTCTCGGTGACCGTCCCGGGCAAGCAGCTCACCGGGCTGTGGCTGACCCGGCACGACTACGGCGAGCCGAAGGCCGAGACCGAGGGCGGCGACCAGACGCGGATCCTGCGCGGGATCGGCCGCACGCTGCGCCAGGTGCCCGGCGGATGGACGCGGGTCGCGGCGCAGTTCCGGCAGGTCGGCGACTACTCCGAGCTGGAGGTCCGCGCCGTCGGCGACGAGAACGGCCCGGTTTCGGTCTCGCTGCCCGGCACGCCGCAGCTGAGCACGCTGTTCACCCAGCTGCGCGCGGCGATGTACCAGCCGGAAAGCGGCACCTGGTTCCAAGGCACTTTCACGCTCGACGCCGATTCGCAGTTCGATTTCGACTTCGACGCCGACCAGGAGCCGGACTGGCGGCTGCCGCCCAACGACGGCGGTGAGCCCGCCCGCGAGTCCTACCTCGTCGAGCTGACCCGTTTCCCGCGTCCGGACAAGCACCTGCCGGACTGGCTCGGCGCGAAGGCCGGGCTCCCGCTGACCGTCGGATTCCGCCAGGCGCGGCCGGTCGACGCGCACAACGAGGGCGAACGGCCCGTGGTGAACCGGCCGCCGGTGCCGCCGGACCAGATCCGCGGCGTGCTCGACTACCTGTTCCGCTCGCCGGTCGTACTGCACCGGCCGGTCCCGCAGCCGGACATCTTCGCGCCCGGCGCGCCGCCGGACGTGCCGCAGGCCTTCCACACCGACGGCACCTGGATCTGGCCCGCCGCCGTGCCGCACTACCTGCGCAAATACGGCGTTCCGCCGGAACCGGAGCTGGTCGAGCACATCCGCGCCGCCGGGTTCCGCCCGCCGATCGTGCGCGATCTGGTCCGCGCGACCGCCGAGGCCGACGTGCTCGGCAAACCGCGTCCCGGGCGTACCGAGGCCGATCTCCCGGACGACAGCTCGCTCGCCCGCGCGATCCGCGGCGAACAGACCCATGCCCTGCGCGGGGCCGAGACTTTGGCGCTGCTGCAGCAACGGCTCGTCGAGCACGGCGTGCCGGCGTCGGCGTACCGGATCGGCGCGGACGAGGTGCCCGCCGAGGGCGTGTGGACGTTGCGCCGCACGGAAAACGGCTGGGAGGTGTCGCGTCCGCCCGCGGTGGAGCCGGTGGCGTTCGCCAACCTCGCCGACGCGGCCCGGTTCCTTCTCGGCACGCTGCTGATGCTGCCGCCGCAGGCCGCGGAGGAATCCGATCAGCCCGCGGACTGGCCGATTCTGCCGATGCGCGGCGAACCGCCGTTGTCGTTCTTCCGCGGCAAGCGGATCGTCGCGCTGCCCGCCGGCACGACGGTGGTCCGGTTCGGCCCCGAGGTCGGGAACCTGGTGCACGCGAATTCGGTGCGGTTCCTCGAAACCTCGCTGACGCCGGACCGCGAACGCGACCGGCACGAGTACCGCGTGCAGCGCACGATCCGGGTGCTGACCGGCGTCACCACGCCGTGGGGCCAGCAGCCTGGCGGCGCCACGGCGTACCTGCTGCCGCGGCCGATCGCGCAGCACTTGGAGCAGGGAACGCTATCCCGGCTGTGA
- a CDS encoding class I SAM-dependent methyltransferase, whose product MGAAVSGVAGALAAYRDGDAERAGALAAAAKTPLGAELATYLAGGSSGPVYDQPAAFTAFIRGGGNVELYRRLSEELAARYDSWRPAALLDLGCGDGLAIEPALAQASFRPERIDLVEPSEALLADVEVPGARRFSLTAQDFLAADGSTWNLTQSTFALQSIEPAARAEVLSALRPRTERLVLAEFDVPDTADLESLAQRYERGVAEYGEQASLVAQGFLLPVLLGVAAGEARTNWEHPAAQWTRQLEAAGFADVTVEPLADYWWSPAVLITASQPG is encoded by the coding sequence GTGGGTGCCGCTGTGAGCGGGGTGGCCGGTGCGCTGGCGGCGTATCGGGACGGCGATGCCGAGCGGGCGGGTGCGCTTGCTGCCGCGGCTAAAACTCCGTTGGGCGCTGAGCTGGCGACATATCTCGCGGGCGGGTCGAGCGGTCCGGTTTACGACCAGCCCGCCGCGTTCACGGCGTTCATTCGCGGAGGCGGGAACGTCGAGTTGTACCGGCGGTTGAGCGAAGAACTGGCTGCGCGGTACGACTCCTGGCGTCCGGCCGCGTTGCTGGATCTCGGGTGCGGCGACGGGTTGGCGATCGAACCGGCGCTGGCGCAGGCCTCCTTCCGGCCGGAGCGGATCGACCTCGTGGAGCCGTCGGAGGCGCTGCTCGCGGATGTCGAAGTCCCTGGTGCGCGCCGGTTTTCGTTGACCGCGCAGGATTTTCTCGCCGCCGATGGTTCCACGTGGAACCTCACGCAGTCGACGTTCGCGCTGCAGTCGATCGAACCTGCCGCCCGGGCCGAGGTACTGAGCGCACTGCGGCCGCGGACGGAACGGTTGGTGCTGGCCGAATTCGACGTGCCAGACACTGCCGACCTGGAGTCGCTCGCGCAGCGGTACGAACGCGGCGTCGCCGAATACGGCGAGCAGGCTTCCCTGGTGGCGCAAGGATTCCTGCTGCCCGTGCTGCTCGGCGTCGCCGCCGGGGAAGCCCGCACGAACTGGGAACATCCGGCCGCGCAGTGGACCCGGCAGCTCGAAGCCGCCGGGTTCGCCGACGTGACCGTGGAACCGCTCGCGGACTACTGGTGGTCGCCCGCCGTGCTGATCACGGCTTCACAGCCGGGATAG
- a CDS encoding ADP-ribosylglycohydrolase family protein: MEAAEAVDKVGKWLRAVHGPEVSGPGGLRVDHDRVLRVPEGWSIPYNTVAFLDDGRPDKELFPAPSVLVREPDGELRQAHPHPGGLSTPVAYPGQESWREVVDPEYAKAGLGELGVPLPAVAGWVKVDNDGHQTGDERENPEYKAGPIRRGYPKPENPLETLLAFASVGWLSREQLLIGLLRCEVFVPFDLKTGATDRFYFSEERNELRVFSSTRHLPAREHAWWRVDLATLAEFEHPPNLVINGGPATFEDVAGAELTAIAKRFPRHEPRVDENGRCPEIEEDLEKFAVETAARIGLEKPVDVPKAAAERARRHGFELTADECRKTVLGRSWLRRFEQPEPSRSRPNDLRANGLVPSWDNDGRIVPRLDTFGKYPETSLENFRYGWQRVVGAWVGFALGEALGSAVDRMRLDEIVSTYGPDGVRELPLAFDQPGRIGSMTQRLLFLTEAVIRSPHREQPESRDVEKLFPSVVRGALGRWLHTQGAAIQNADGFLVKVPELHARRAIDDAELNAYHALVTGDPQAAPLSGPAALVGALPAVLTAAGPGTGFSGGIGQVVRDLAGVTHQPDDVAASTYLAWVFEKALTKDSFSYPVWNLSREVLEEHDGPEWGPVRDLIAEAVPFFGEHGLPDLRMPELIGDGHSTLSVLGRSFAALSGFENYPEQAMLRAVNHSGRSALTGALTGALLGARVGVPGLPRKWVEQLELHHLIEQVATDALWHFDRHSARNALGDAWVQRYPRH, from the coding sequence GCCGTGCACGGCCCCGAGGTCTCCGGGCCGGGCGGCCTCCGGGTCGACCACGACCGCGTGCTGCGGGTCCCCGAAGGCTGGTCGATCCCCTACAACACCGTCGCGTTCCTCGACGACGGCCGTCCGGACAAGGAACTCTTCCCCGCCCCGTCGGTGCTCGTGCGCGAGCCGGACGGCGAGCTGCGCCAGGCGCATCCGCATCCGGGCGGGCTCAGCACCCCGGTCGCGTACCCGGGCCAGGAGAGCTGGCGCGAGGTCGTCGACCCGGAGTACGCGAAAGCCGGGCTGGGCGAACTCGGCGTGCCGCTTCCCGCGGTCGCGGGCTGGGTGAAGGTCGACAACGACGGCCACCAGACCGGTGACGAGCGCGAGAACCCGGAGTACAAGGCCGGTCCGATCCGCCGCGGCTATCCGAAGCCGGAAAACCCGCTGGAAACCCTCCTCGCTTTCGCGAGCGTCGGCTGGCTTTCGCGCGAACAGCTGCTGATCGGCCTGCTGCGCTGCGAAGTCTTCGTGCCGTTCGATCTCAAAACCGGCGCGACCGACCGCTTCTACTTTTCCGAAGAACGCAACGAGCTGCGCGTCTTCAGCTCGACCCGGCATCTGCCCGCCCGCGAGCACGCCTGGTGGCGGGTCGACTTAGCGACACTCGCCGAGTTCGAGCACCCGCCGAACCTGGTGATCAACGGCGGTCCGGCGACGTTCGAGGACGTCGCGGGCGCCGAGCTGACCGCGATCGCGAAGCGGTTCCCGCGCCACGAGCCGCGGGTCGACGAGAACGGCCGCTGCCCGGAGATCGAAGAAGACCTGGAGAAGTTCGCCGTCGAAACCGCCGCCCGGATCGGGCTGGAGAAGCCGGTCGACGTGCCGAAGGCGGCCGCGGAACGCGCGCGGCGGCACGGGTTCGAGCTGACCGCCGACGAATGCCGCAAGACCGTCCTCGGCCGGTCGTGGCTGCGCCGGTTCGAACAGCCGGAGCCGAGCCGCTCGCGGCCGAACGACTTGCGCGCCAACGGTCTCGTGCCGTCCTGGGACAACGACGGCCGGATCGTCCCGAGGCTCGACACCTTCGGCAAGTACCCCGAGACGAGCCTAGAGAACTTCCGCTACGGCTGGCAGCGGGTCGTCGGCGCGTGGGTCGGATTCGCGCTCGGCGAGGCGCTCGGGTCGGCCGTCGACCGGATGCGGCTGGACGAGATCGTCTCGACCTACGGTCCGGACGGCGTCCGCGAACTGCCGCTCGCGTTCGACCAGCCGGGCCGGATCGGCTCGATGACGCAGCGGCTGCTTTTCCTCACCGAGGCGGTGATCCGCAGCCCGCATCGCGAACAGCCGGAGTCGCGCGACGTCGAGAAGCTGTTCCCCAGCGTGGTCCGCGGCGCGCTCGGCCGCTGGCTGCACACACAGGGCGCGGCGATCCAGAACGCCGACGGTTTCCTGGTCAAGGTGCCCGAACTGCACGCCCGCCGCGCCATCGACGACGCCGAGCTCAACGCGTACCACGCGCTGGTCACCGGCGATCCGCAAGCAGCGCCGCTGTCGGGCCCGGCCGCGCTGGTCGGTGCGCTGCCGGCGGTGCTGACCGCGGCCGGCCCGGGCACCGGGTTCAGCGGCGGCATCGGCCAGGTCGTGCGCGATCTGGCCGGCGTCACGCACCAGCCGGACGACGTGGCTGCCTCTACGTACCTGGCGTGGGTGTTCGAAAAGGCGCTTACGAAAGATTCGTTCAGCTACCCGGTGTGGAACCTCTCCCGCGAAGTCCTCGAGGAGCACGACGGTCCGGAGTGGGGACCGGTGCGCGACCTGATCGCCGAGGCGGTGCCGTTCTTCGGCGAACACGGCCTGCCTGACCTGCGGATGCCGGAGCTGATCGGCGACGGGCACAGCACGCTGTCCGTCCTCGGCCGCTCGTTCGCCGCGCTGTCCGGGTTCGAGAACTACCCGGAACAGGCGATGCTGCGCGCGGTGAACCACTCCGGCCGCAGCGCGCTCACCGGCGCGTTGACCGGTGCGCTGCTCGGCGCGCGGGTGGGTGTCCCCGGGCTGCCCCGGAAGTGGGTCGAGCAGCTTGAACTGCACCACCTGATCGAACAGGTGGCGACCGACGCGCTGTGGCATTTCGACCGCCATTCGGCGCGGAACGCACTCGGCGACGCCTGGGTTCAGCGCTACCCACGGCACTGA